A single region of the Sorghum bicolor cultivar BTx623 chromosome 9, Sorghum_bicolor_NCBIv3, whole genome shotgun sequence genome encodes:
- the LOC8055729 gene encoding LOW QUALITY PROTEIN: lachrymatory-factor synthase (The sequence of the model RefSeq protein was modified relative to this genomic sequence to represent the inferred CDS: inserted 2 bases in 1 codon): MEKQAAAQAQAQEQEQEQWQGAVEATLPSTPASAAWPHIASFCALHRYLASIDVCELAEGEDGRPGCVRYVASLAPGTTTGEIGIWATEKLLEIDHDARRLAYAVVGSSLGFGRYVATMSIVAADDEDDAGCRLVWAFECDPVQGWSRDGMLAYLDAGVKGIAARIEEAHAAAASASXPEETAASLLDNSICGRVESQQSPDAFLY; encoded by the exons ATGGAGAAGCAGGCGGCGGCACAGGCGCAggcgcaggagcaggagcaggagcagtggCAGGGCGCGGTGGAGGCGACTCTGCCGTCGACGCCAGCGTCCGCGGCGTGGCCGCACATCGCCAGCTTCTGCGCGCTGCACCGGTACCTCGCGAGCATCGACGTGTGCGAGCTCGCGGAAGGGGAGGACGGCCGGCCCGGGTGCGTCCGCTACGTGGCCTCCCTGGCGCCGGGCACCACCACGGGGGAGATCGGCATCTGGGCGACGGAGAAGCTGCTGGAGATCGACCACGACGCCCGGCGGCTCGCGTACGCCGTCGTCGGCAGCAGCTTGGGGTTCGGCAGATACGTCGCTACTATGAGCATCGTCGCTGCTGACGACGAGGACGACGCGGGGTGCAGGCTGGTGTGGGCGTTCGAGTGCGACCCCGTGCAGGGGTGGAGCCGGGATGGGATGCTCGCCTACCTCGACGCCGGCGTCAAGGGCATCGCCGCGCGGATCGAGGAAGcccatgccgccgccgccagcgccaG GCCGGAGGAGACGGCGGCGTCGCTGCTTGACAACTCCATCTGCGGGCGGGTGGAATCTCAACAGTCGCCAGATGCATTTCTATATTGA
- the LOC8055728 gene encoding uncharacterized protein LOC8055728 — MSTSSAPDVAESSRAGQQAEQQPEPEPQRKWVALVSAAVLLGNEDERAQQIPVGSDVLLDLNDPPLPSYLVLHPRVVADPRRNDGPLSAYILAVDRSAACILVQVVEGNRPDFFLCNTHRRTVTIFPSVRNLRPHLSIGLIADPRHRGHYMVAQLHPTTSDDQPNGILCYSTVIRRWFIRGLDLRQAHMRNPFSETGVLAHDGRLWWFALAYGVFFCDPCRPLYEHLKLRFLPLPDDCEMEGDVAFDPRIKTLIDQRRCVRLSEGKLRFVMIRGLSYDELVDVPAAAANPTVRMWTLDDPEGPDPWTFEYEVAFAEIWENKTYTDAGLLPDEVPHVALVDPNNHFVVYFFQGSKLFGVDMREKNVVGCKECLIDRDQLRFQSSRPIVDAWELPPPPPTLPGDDSSSPDDEVCSTESFPEEKKSQVTESVNSWLTQARLEWTRDTDASEENWRAWKMAPPTSEENSGGQADDEPEMQFSLSL, encoded by the exons ATGTCGACGTCGTCGGCGCCAGATGTGGCGGAGTCGTCGCGTGCCGGCCAGCAAGCGGAGCAGCAGCCCGAGCCGGAGCCGCAGCGCAAGTGGGTGGCCCTCGTCTCCGCTGCGGTCCTCCTCGGCAACGAGGACGAGCGGGCCCAGCAGATCCCCGTCGGCTCCGACGTGCTGCTCGACCTCAACGACCCACCGCTGCCCTCCTACCTGGTGCTGCACCCCCGCGTCGTCGCCGACCCTAGGCGCAACGACGGGCCGCTGTCCGCCTACATCCTCGCTGTCGACCGCTCCGCCGCCTGCATCCTCGTCCAGGTCGTCGAAGGCAACCGCCCGGACTTCTTCCTCTGCAACACCCACAGACGTACCGTCACCATCTTCCCCTCGGTGCGCAATCTCCGGCCTCACCTCAGCATCGGCCTCATCGCCGACCCACGCCACCGCGGCCACTACATGGTCGCCCAGCTCCACCCCACCACCTCCGACGACCAGCCCAACGGGATCCTCTGCTACTCCACCGTCATACGCCGGTGGTTCATCAGGGGGCTCGACCTGCGACAGGCCCACATGCGCAACCCCTTCTCCGAGACCGGCGTGCTCGCCCACGACGGCCGCCTCTGGTGGTTCGCCCTCGCCTATGGCGTGTTCTTCTGCGACCCCTGCAGGCCACTCTACGAGCACCTCAAGCTGCGCTTCCTCCCGCTCCCGGACGACTGCGAGATGGAGGGCGACGTCGCCTTCGACCCCCGCATCAAGACCCTCATCGACCAGCGCCGCTGCGTCAGGCTCAGCGAGGGCAAGCTGCGCTTCGTCATGATCCGCGGCCTCTCCTACGACGAGCTCGTCGACGTACCCGCGGCCGCGGCTAACCCCACCGTCCGGATGTGGACGCTCGACGACCCGGAGGGCCCCGACCCATGGACGTTCGAGTACGAGGTGGCCTTCGCCGAAATCTGGGAGAACAAGACCTACACCGACGCGGGCCTGCTGCCGGACGAGGTGCCCCACGTCGCCCTCGTCGACCCCAACAACCACTTCGTCGTCTACTTCTTCCAGGGCTCGAAGCTCTTCGGCGTCGACATGCGCGAGAAGAATGTCGTCGGCTGCAAGGAATGCCTGATAGACCGTGATCAACTCAGGTTCCAATCCTCCCGCCCCATCGTCGATGCCTGGGAgctgccgccaccgccacccacGCTTCCAGGCGACGACAGCTCTTCACCAGACG atgAAGTTTGTTCGACAGAGTCTTTTCCCGAGGAAAAGAAGAGCCAGGTGACCGAATCTGTTAACTCTTGGCTAACCCAGGCCCGGTTGGAGTGGACGAGGGACACGGATGCATCAGAGGAGAACTGGAGGGCATGGAAGATGGCACCACCAACATCAGAGGAGAACTCGGGTGGCCAAGCTGATGATGAGCCGGAGATGCAGTTCTCTCTTTCTCTGTAG
- the LOC8055727 gene encoding uncharacterized protein LOC8055727, with amino-acid sequence MSSLLAPDVAESSRADQQAEQEPESEPQQRQRKWVALVSAAVLLGNEDERAQEIAVGSDVLFDLHDPALPSYLVLHPRIAPDPRRNDGPLSAYILAADRSACILVQVVEGNQPDFFLCNTHRRTVTILPPVPSYIQARGDPIRPRLSIGLIADPHHHGHYVVVQFHPATSVDQLNRILFYSTAHGRWLIRGLNMPQARRMRNPFSETGVLAHDGRLWWIALAYGVFFCDPCAPRFECPELRFLPLPDDCEMEGDVAFDPRIKTLIDQRRCVRLSEGKLRFVEIRGLSYDELVDVPAAAANPTVRMWTLDDPEGPDPWTFEYEVAFAEIWENKTYTDAGLLPDEVPHVALVDPNNHFVVYFFQGSKLFGFDMREKNVVGCKECLIDRDQLRFQSSRPIVDAWELPPPPPTLPGEDSSSPDDKVWSRQSYAEEMKSQVTESVDSWLTQARLEWTRDTDASEENWRAWKMAPPTSDESSANSGGQADDEPEMQFPLSL; translated from the exons ATGTCGTCGTTGTTGGCGCCAGATGTAGCGGAGTCGTCGCGCGCCGACCAGCAAGCGGAGCAGGAGCCCGAGTCGGAGCCGCAGCAGCGGCAGCGCAAGTGGGTGGCCCTCGTCTCCGCTGCCGTCCTCCTCGGCAACGAGGACGAGCGCGCCCAGGAGATCGCCGTCGGCTCCGACGTGCTGTTCGACCTCCACGACCCGGCGCTGCCCTCCTACCTGGTGCTGCACCCCCGCATCGCCCCCGACCCCAGGCGCAACGACGGGCCGCTGTCCGCCTACATCCTCGCCGCCGACCGCTCCGCCTGCATCCTCGTCCAGGTCGTCGAAGGCAACCAGCCGGACTTCTTCCTCTGCAACACCCACAGACGTACCGTCACCATCCTCCCCCCGGTGCCTTCCTATATCCAGGCCAGGGGCGATCCCATCCGCCCCCGTCTCAGCATCGGCCTCATCGCCGACCCGCACCACCACGGCCACTACGTGGTCGTCCAGTTCCACCCCGCCACCTCCGTCGACCAACTCAACAGGATCCTCTTCTACTCCACCGCCCACGGCCGGTGGCTCATCAGGGGGCTCAACATGCCACAGGCCCGCCGCATGCGCAACCCCTTCTCCGAGACCGGCGTGCTCGCCCACGACGGCCGCCTCTGGTGGATCGCCCTCGCCTATGGCGTGTTCTTCTGCGACCCCTGCGCGCCCCGATTCGAGTGTCCCGAGCTGCGCTTCCTCCCGCTCCCGGACGACTGCGAGATGGAGGGCGACGTCGCCTTCGACCCCCGCATCAAGACCCTCATCGACCAGCGCCGCTGCGTCAGGCTCAGCGAGGGCAAGCTTCGCTTCGTCGAGATCCGCGGCCTCTCCTACGACGAGCTCGTCGACGTACCCGCGGCCGCGGCTAACCCCACCGTCCGGATGTGGACGCTCGACGACCCGGAGGGCCCCGACCCATGGACGTTCGAGTACGAGGTGGCCTTCGCCGAAATCTGGGAGAACAAGACCTACACCGACGCGGGCCTGCTGCCGGACGAGGTGCCCCACGTCGCCCTCGTCGACCCCAACAACCACTTCGTCGTCTACTTCTTCCAGGGCTCGAAGCTCTTCGGCTTCGACATGCGCGAGAAGAATGTCGTCGGCTGCAAGGAATGCCTGATAGACCGTGATCAACTCAGGTTCCAATCCTCCCGCCCCATCGTCGATGCCTGGGAgctaccgccaccgccacccacGCTTCCAGGCGAAGACAGCTCTTCACCAGACG ataAAGTTTGGTCAAGACAGTCTTATGCCGAGGAAATGAAGAGCCAGGTGACCGAATCTGTTGACTCTTGGCTAACCCAGGCCCGGTTGGAGTGGACGAGGGACACGGACGCATCAGAGGAGAACTGGAGGGCATGGAAGATGGCACCACCAACATCTGATGAATCATCTGCTAACTCGGGTGGCCAAGCTGATGATGAGCCGGAGATGCAGTTCCCTCTTTCTCTGTAG